A region from the Lolium perenne isolate Kyuss_39 chromosome 4, Kyuss_2.0, whole genome shotgun sequence genome encodes:
- the LOC127296564 gene encoding cysteine proteinase inhibitor 8-like translates to MRTGLLLLLVMGVVAVIQAAAPRPLNHPRMRIQELRERAKAEHVKRRPNDGTIMFGGLRPLKNIDHPRIKELGEWAVAEHVKRANDGLKFGRVVSGEDQIVAGMNYFLLIQAINGDGENGIYKARVYEQSWTNTRELVSFGPAN, encoded by the coding sequence ATGAGGACCGGCCTCCTCCTACTTCTTGTCATGGGCGTCGTGGCCGTGATTCAGGCCGCCGCCCCACGCCCGCTCAACCACCCCAGGATGAGGATCCAGGAGCTCCGCGAGCGGGCGAAGGCGGAACACGTCAAGCGGCGTCCGAACGACGGGACGATCATGTTCGGCGGACTACGCCcgctcaagaacatcgaccacccgAGGATCAAGGAGCTCGGCGAGTGGGCGGTGGCGGAGCACGTCAAGCGCGCCAACGACGGGCTCAAGTTCGGCAGGGTGGTAAGTGGCGAAGACCAGATTGTGGCCGGCATGAACTACTTCTTGCTCATCCAGGCGATCAACGGCGACGGCGAGAACGGGATTTACAAGGCGCGGGTGTACGAGCAGAGTTGGACCAACACACGCGAGCTCGTCTCCTTCGGGCCCGCTAACTGA